Part of the Vulgatibacter sp. genome is shown below.
GACGAGACGCTGGAGACGGTGCTGGTGCGAATCGGCGCGCAGGTCCTCGAGCCGCACATCGCGCCGGTTCGGGTCGAGCAGTGCGACGGCGCAGGCGGCGCCTTTGCTCGCCAGGTCGAGGCCCTCGTGCATCGACCCGGTGGTCCCTGGCGCCACGCCGCAGGGGAGCTGGGCAGCGCCATCCTCCGCCGTCGCTCCGAACATGCGGCCCGCCTCATCCGCGAGATGGAGCAGCTCAACGGCTACGAGCGCCTCGCGCTGCGCTCGGACACCATCTGGAAGCTCCTCGCCCGACGCCGCGCAGAGGCGGAGCGGGAGTTCCGCAAGCTCATCTCCGGCGGCACCGGGGAGGTGAGCCGCAAGCCGCGCCTCCTGCGGCAGCGGAGTCCGATCGCGCTGCCTCCACACGACGCGCAGTCCGTGCCGACCGGCGGCTGAACCAGGCCGGACTACGGCACGGTGGCCTCGGCGGGCGCACGAGCGCGTGCCGTAGCCCTCCGGGATCCCAGCCGAATTCGCGCGGAATCCGGTGCGGTTTTCCGCACTATTTCGGCAATGGCCCCTGCGACGATTCTCCGGCCGATCGCGCCTCGGCGCAGACCCGGGCGGGCCGGGGGACAACGTGGGCGAGCGGGCCGGAGCCCGCCGCCAGAGGGCACGTGCCGCCGCGCGCCCTCGGGACAGATCGCAAATGGCCAACAAGATCCTCCTGGGGTTCGTGGCAGCAGCAGCTCTCTTCGCCGTGGCCTGTGGCGGCGCCGACGGCGACGACGACGACGCCGGCGCCGCCGGCGCAGGCGGCATGGGCGGGACCGCCGGCTCCGCGGGCACGGGCGGAACGGGTGGCACCGGCGGCACGGGTGGCACCACCACCGAGACGGGCCACGCCTGCATGGAGCTCTGGGCCTGCGCGATGGGCTGCGAGACCGACGCCTGTCTCGAGGCGTGCTACGACGCCTCCAGCGAGGAGGGGCTCCAGCTCTTCGGTGCGGTCCTCGCGTGCATCGACGAGAACCTCTGCCAGGACATGAGCTGCGTCGAGACCCATTGCGGCACGGAGCTGCAGGCCTGTGTCGACGACACGAGCGGCGGCGGCGGAACCGGCGGCACCGGCGGCTCGACCCAGACCACCGTTCCCGCCGAGCTCCAGGGCAGCTGGGCGATCAGCACCAGCGGCGACATCATCAGCGCCCGCTCCGAGCACAGCTTCGGCGCCGACGGCAGCTGGACCCGCGCCACGCTGATCGACAGCGAGATGTCCGGCTGCATTTTCGCCTACGCGGAAGGCACCGTCGCCGTCGCCGGCAGCCAGCTCACCCTCCACATGCAGTCCTTCGCCAGGAGCGAGAGCGCGAGCTGCGATCCCAACGCGCAGATGGTGCCCCAGGAGCTCGAGCCCGCGGAGACCTACACCTGGGCGATCGTCACCGACGAGTGGGACAATCTGGCGCTGCGGCTCACCGAGTCGGACGGCACCTTCGTCGACTGGTACCAGAGCGAATGAGTCCTGCCGGAGCCGCTTGACGTCCGCCATCCCCGTTGCTACCTGAATGAGCCTTCATTCAGGGCTGCATCTGCCGGGAGAGGGAGCGGTGTCGAACGGCGGCGGAACCAGAGCACGCGATCCGAAGGGGGACAAGCGCGAACGCATCCTCGAGGCGGCCGTGCGCGTCTTCGCCTCGAAGAGCTTCTACACCGCCACCGTCGCCGAGATCGCCCGGGAGGCGGGCGTCGCCGACGGAACCATCTACCTCTACTTCAAGAACAAGGACGATCTGCTCATCTGCCTCTTCGAGGAGCGAATGGGCGAGATCAACGAGGGGATGCACCAGGCCGTCTCGGCCTGCGAGCGTCCCCTCGATCGTTTGAAGGCCTTCATCCGCCGCCACCTCTCCGAGGTGGAGCGCCGCCCGGAGCTCGCCGAGGTGCTCACCGTCGAGCTCCGGCAGAGCGCGAAGCTGATGAAGGAGTACAAGGCAACCGCCTTCGGCGCCTACCTCGACATCCTCTCCACGATCCTCGACAGCGGTCTCGCCGACGGCAGCATCCGGCCGGACGTCGACGTCAAGGCCGTGCGCCGCGCCATCTTCGGAGCGCTGGACGAGGTGGCCCTGTCGTGGTTGCTTGGCGGCCGCCGCTTCGACCTGGGAAAGAACGCCGAGCAGCTCGCGGAGATCTTCGCCCGCGGCCTCGCTGCCTGAAAGGAATGGCCATGGATTTCCAGCTCTCGCCCGAGCAGATCGCCCTCCGGGACACCGCCCGCAAATTCGCCCGCGAGGTGATGGCGCCGGTGGCGAAGGAATACGACCGCACCGGCGACTTTCCCCGCGACGTGATCGCACAGGGCTTCGAGCTCGGTCTCCTCAACATGACGCTGCCGCCGGAGCTCGGGGGCCTGGGGCTCTCCCACCTCGACCAGGCGCTGGTCGCAGAGGAGCTCGCCGCAGGCTGCGCGGGCATCGCCACCTCGATGATCGCCAACGACCTGGCGCTCCTGCCGATCCTCATCGGCGGTTCGGAGGAGCAGAAGCAGCGCCTCGTCGCCCCCTTGGCCGAGAAGCTCCGCTTCACCTCCTTCGGCCTCACCGAGCCGGGCGCAGGCTCCGACGTGGCGGGGATGACCACCACCGCGGTCCGCGAGGGCGACGAGTACGTCCTGAACGGCGCGAAGATGTGGATCACCAACGGCGGCGTCGCCGACCAGTACACGATCTTCGCCACCCTCGACCGCAAGGCGGGGCGCAAGGGGATCACCTGCTTCGTCGTCGAGGGGCGCCCGGAGGGGCTGCACGTCGGCCACCACGAGGACAAGCTCGGCCAGCGTGCCTCCAATACCGTGGCGCTCACCCTCGAGAACGTCCGGGTGCCGGTGAAGAACCGGATCGGCGAGGAGGGGCAGGGCTGGGAGATCGCCATGGCCACCCTCGACAACTCGCGGCCGCTCACGGCGATGTTCGCGGTGGGGGTCGGCCGCGCGGCGATGGAGCACGCCATCGCCTATGCGAAGGAGCGCAAGCAGTTCGGCCAGGCGATCGCGAACTTCCAGGCGATCCAGTTCATGATCGCCGACATGGGCACCGAGCTTCACGCGGCGCGGCTCCTCTCCTACGAGGCGGCGGCGCAGCTCGACGCCGGCCAGCGCAACACCCTGGTCTCGAGCTTCGCCAAGCGCTTCGCCGCGGACACCGCGATGAAGGTCGCCACCGACGCGGTGCAGATCTTCGGCGGCTACGGCTACTCGAAGGAATACCCGGTCGAGAAGCTCTTCCGGGACGCCAAGCTCATCCAGATCTACGAGGGAACGTCGCAGATCCAGCGTCTCGTGATCGCCCGCGAGCTTTTGAAGGCTTGATCGGCAGCTGCGCAAGCCCTATCCATCCAGCAATTTTTCCCGGCAGCGGGACCCATAGGAGGCGAAGGTGAAGATTCTTTGCGCCGTGAAGCGGGTCGAGGACCCCGAGCAGAAGATCAAGGTCAAGCCCGACGGCAGCGGCATCGTCCTCGAAGGCATGAACTACAAGCCGAACCCCTACGACGAGATCGCCGTCGAGGAGGCGCTCCGCCTGAAGGAGAAGCAGGGCGGCGGCGAGGTGGTCGTCGTGTCGATCGGCGACGCCAGCTTCGTCACCGAGATGCGCCACGCGCTGGCGATGGGCGCCGACCGCGGCATCCTGGTGAAGCTCTCCGCCCCCACCGACTCCGACGGCGCCGCCCGGCTCCTGGCCAAGGTGGTGGAGAAGGAGCAGCCGGACCTCGTCATCTGCGGCCGCCAGGCGGTGGACGACGACCAGGGCCAGACCGGCGCCCTCCTCGCCGAGTACCTCGGCTGGGGCCAGGCCACCTTCGCCGCCAAGGTGGAGAGCCTCGAGTCCGCCGAGGAGAAGAACAAGGTCCCCGGCCTGCAGATCGATGGCAAGGACGTGAAGGTGATCCGCGAGGTCGACGGCGGCCTCGAGATCGTCTCCGTCGCGATGCCAGCGGTGGTCACCACCGAGCTCCGCCTCAACCTCCCCCGCTACGCTTCGCTCCCCGGCATCATGAAGGCGAAGAAGAAGCCGGTGGAGGAGCTCACCCCCGAGGCCCTCGGCGTCGATGCGTCCCCGAAGGTCAAGGTCCGCACCATGGCCAATCCGCCGGCGCGCAAGGGCGGCATGATCGTCCCCGACGTCGCCACGCTGATGGACAAGCTGAAGAACGAGGCCAAGGTCCTCTGATTTCCGTCCCGCCCCTGGCCGCGCGTCGCGCGCCGGGGCTCCCTGGGAGAACGACATGTCGAATGTTCTGGTCGTTGCCGAGCAGTTCGAAGGCACTCTGAAGAAGAGCTCGCTCCACACCCTGAAGGCAGGGCAGGAGCTCGCCGCCCGCACAGGCGGCAAGGTGATCGCGCTGGTGCTCGGCAAGGGCATCGCCGACGCGGCGAACGAGATGGCGGCCCACGGTGCAGCCGAGGTCTGGACCGCCGACGACGCGAAGCTCGAACACGCCCTCGCGGAGCACTACGCGAAGGTGATCGAGAAGGCGTGCAAGGAGGCCAACGCCGCCTGGGTGCTCGCCCCCTCCGCCTCGCAGGGCAAGGACGTGCTGCCCCGCGTCGCCGCCCGCATCGGCGCCGGCATGGCCTCGGACATCATGGGCTTCGGCGGCTCCGGTGCCGACGTCACCTGCAAGCGCCCGATGTGGGCAGGCTCGGTGATCGCCGAGGTGGAGATCGCCACGCCGGTGAAACTCGCCACCGTGCGCTCCACCGAGTTCCCCTCGGCGGAGAAGGCCGGCGCTGCAGGTGCGGTCAAGCCCTTCGCCCTGCCGGAGCTCGGTGAGGCGAAGACCCGCTTCGTCGAGTTCAAGCAGGTGAAGAGCGCCCGTCCCGAGCTCACCGAGGCCCGCGTGGTGGTCTCCGGTGGCCGCGGCACCAAGGGTGACTTCAAGCCCGTCGACGGCCTCGCCGACGAGCTCGGCGCTGCAGTCGGCGCCTCCCGCGCCGTGGTGGACGCGGGCTGGGTGCCGAACGACTACCAGGTCGGCCAGACGGGCAAGACCGTCGCCCCCGACCTCTACATCGCCCTCGGCATCTCCGGCGCCATCCAGCACATCGCCGGCATGAAGGGCTCGAAGGTGATCGTCGCCGTGAACAAGGACGCCGAGGCGCCGATCTTCCAGATCGCCGACTACGGCCTCGTCGGCGACCTCTTCAAGATCGCCCCCGAGCTCCAGGAAGCGATCAAGGCCGCGAAGTAGCACGGCCGATCGCCCCAGCCGCGGCGCCGCTCCCCGGTTCGTTCGACCGAGGGGGTGGCGCCGCGGTCGTTCCTGCACCCGAACCGGCGTGCCCGCCGTCAACCGGCGCGATCCGTGGCTACCTCCTCCCTCGGGAGGGTCCGGGTCGCCCTGGCGGCGAGCGGCGGCTGGGCGCGCCTCTCGGTGAGCGACGAAGGGATCGGCATCCCCGCCGCGGACCGGCCCCACGTCTTCGAGCGTTTCGATCGTTCCTCCAATGCGCCGGTCGATTCCTTCGGTGGTCTCGGCCTCTCGCTCTTCACCAGCCGCGGCGTGGTGGAGCTCGCGGCACGCTCACCGTCGAGAGCGAGGTGGGGCGGGGCTCCACCTTCGTCGCCTCGCTCCCCCGCGCGGAATCCCCTCCGCCGTCCCCACCTGGTTCGTAGGCGCGGCGTCGCCGTTCGCGGTGGTCCTGCCTGCCCGCCCGATCCGCCGGCGATGCGGCGGGCGTCGTCCACCGTGCCTCCTCCGGGCCGGGTGCGAAGAAATTCCTCCCGTGTGTGTGTTGCACCTCCGTTGGCGGGATCGCTCCCACGAGCGAGCACCGCCCTGGAACACGACCGAGAGGTGGACGCGGATGGGCGACGAGAAGCGACCGAAGAGTGGACAGCGCCGGGTTCGGCCCGCGTCGAGCTCGGGCAGGACGGCAACGCCACGTGGCGCCGCTCGCACGGCTGGCGGACGCGGAACCGCCCGGCAGCGTGCCTCGTCGCAGGTCAGGCGGCCGAGCCGGCGCAAGAGCGCCGACGAGACGGCGATCCTCGAGAACGTCCGCGACGCGCTCCTCGCCCTGGTGGACGGCGACTTCGACGTCCGCCTCGACGAGCAGGCCTGGGACGGCCTGCCCGCCGAGGTGGCGGAGGCCCTCAACCTCGTCGCCGAGCGGGCCGCAGCCCTCGAGGACGAGCTCGCCCACGTCGAGACCGCCGTCGGCCGCGAGGGGCACATGGACGAGCGCGCCTCGCTAGGGCGGGTCGAGGGCGGCTGGGCCCGCTGCATCGACTCGGTCAACGGCCTGGTCGGCGACCTCGTCGTTCCCGCCGCGGAGATCGCGCGGGTCCTCGACGCGGTGGCCCACGGCGACCTCTCCCGGAAGATGCCGCTCACCATCGACGGCCACCCGGTGAAGGGCGAGTACCTGCGCATCGGCACCACGGTCAACTCGATGGTCGAGCAGCTCTCCTCCTTCGCTGCGGAGGTGACCCGCGTCGCCCGCGAGGTGGGCAGCGACGGCAAGCTCGGCGGCCAGGCCTCGGTGCCCGGCGTCTCCGGTACCTGGAAGGACCTGACCGACAACGTGAACGGCCTCGCCGCCAACCTGACGGCGCAGGTGCGCAACATCGCCGAGGTGACCACCGCCGTTGCCCGCGGCGACCTCTCCCGCAAGATCACCGTCGACGCCCGCGGCGAGGTGGCCGAGCTCAAGGCCACCGTCAACACCATGGTCGATCAGCTCCGCGCCTTCGCGGCGGAGGTGACCCGCGTCGCCCGCGAGGTGGGCACCGACGGCAGGCTGGGTGGCCAGGCCGACGTGCAGGGCGTCTCGGGCGTGTGGAAGGACCTCACCGACAACGTGAACCTGCTGGCGGCCAACCTCACCGATCAGGTGCGCAACATCGCCAAGGTCACCACCGCCGTCGCCAACGGCGATCTCTCCGGCAAGATCACCGTCGAGGCGAAGGGCGAGATCCTCGCGCTCAAGGACACCATCAACACCATGGTCGGCCAGCTCCGCGCCTTTGCCAGCGAGGTGACCCGCGTGGCCCGCGAGGTGGGCACCGACGGCAAGCTGGGCGGACAGGCACAGGTGCCGGGGGTCTCCGGCACGTGGAAGGATCTGACCGACAACGTCAATTGGATGGCCTCGAACCTCACCGCCCAGGTTCGAAATATCGCCGCGGTGACCACCGCGGTGGCTCGCGGCGATCTCTCCCGGAAGATCACGGTGGACGTGAAGGGCGAGATGCTCGAGCTGAAGGACACCGTCAACACGATGGTGGATCAGCTCAACTCCTTCGCCTCGGAGGTCTCCCGCGTCGCCCGCGAGGTGGGCACCGAAGGAAAGCTGGGTGGACAGGCCTACGTGCCCGGCGTCTCCGGTGTCTGGAAGGACCTCACCTACAACGTGAACTCGATGGCCTCGAACCTGACCACGCAGGTGCGCGGGATCGTCAAGGTGGTGACCGCCGTCGCCAACGGCGACCTCTCCCAGAAGCTCACCGTTCCCGCGGAAGGCGAGGTGGCGGCGCTCGGCGACACCATCAACGCGATGACCGAGACCCTGGCGCTCTTCGCGGAACAGGTGAGCTCGGTGGCGCGCGAAGTGGGCGCCGAAGGAAAGCTGGGCGGACAGGCCCGGGTCCCCGGCGTGAGCGGCACCTGGCGCGAGCTCACCGAGAACGTGAACTTCATGGCCTCCAACCTCACCACCCAGGTGCGCGGCATCGTGCGGGTGGTGACCGCCGTCGCCAACGGCGACCTCACCCAGCGCCTCGTCCTCGACGCGCAGGGCGAGGTGGCGGCGCTCGCCGAGACGATCAACGCGATGACCGAGACCCTGGCGACCTTCGCCGAGCAGGTCAGCACCGTGGCGCGCGAAGTGGGGATCGAGGGGAAGCTGGGCGGCCAGGCGAAGGTGCCCGGTGCCTCCGGCACGTGGCGCGACCTCACCGACAACGTGAACCAGCTCGCCGCCAACCTCACCAGCCAGGTGCGCGCCATCGGCGACGTGGCCACCTCGGTGGCCAAGGGCGACCTGACCCGATCGATTGCGGTGGAGGCGCAGGGCGAGGTCGCCGCGCTCAAGGACAACGTCAACCAGATGATCGTCAACCTCATCGAGACGACGCGGAAGAACAACGAGCAGGATTGGCTGAAGACCAACCTCGCCCGCTTCTCGCGGATGATGCAGGGACAAAAGAACCTGGAGGCGGTGTCGCGGCTGATCATGAGCGAGCTGACCCCGCTCGTCTCGGCGCACCACGGCGCCTTCTTCCTCCTCGATGCGGAGGGGGAAGAGCCGCGCCTCACCCTGACCTCGAGCTACGCGTGGCGCGAGCGCAAGAACGTCGCCAACAGCTTCCGCCTCGGCGAGGGGATCGTGGGCCAGTGCGCCCTCGAGGGGCAGACGCTGCTGCTCACCGACGTCCCGCCGGACTACATCCAGATCAGCTCGGGGCTCGGCGAGGCCTCGCCCCTCAACATCATCGTCGTGCCGGTGATGTTCGAAGGCCGGGTGAAGGCGGTGATCGAACTCGCCTCCTTCCACCCCTTCAGCGCGATCCACCAGATTTTCCTCGACCAGCTCTCCGAGACGATCGGCGTCGTGCTCAACATGATCATCGCGAACATGCGGACGGAGCAGCTCCTCCTGCAGTCGCAGGGCCTCACCCTCGAGCTCCAGACCCAGTCCTTCGAGCTCACCGAGCAGAAGGAGGAGCTGAAGCGTTCCAACGCCGAGCTGGAGAAGCAGGCCCTGGAGCTCGAGGAGAAGGCGCGGCTCCTCGCCGAGCAGAACCAGCAGGTCGAGGAGAAGAACCACGAGGTGGAGCGCGCCCGGAACTCGCTGGAGGAGAAGGCCGAGCAGCTCGCGCTCATCTCCCGCTACAAGAGCGAGTTCCTCGCCAACATGTCCCACGAGCTGCGCACGCCGCTCAACAGCCTGCTCATCCTCGCGAGACTCCTCGGCGAGAACAAGGAGGCGAACCTCAGCTCCAAGCAGATCGAGTGGGCCCGGACGATCCACGCCGCCGGCGAGGACCTCCTCAGCCTCATCAACGAGATCCTCGATCTCGCCAAGGTCGAGTCGGGCAAGATGCGCGTCGATCCGCGGGACTACCCGCTCCAGGATCTGCGCGGCTTCGTCGAGCGCACCTTCCTGCCGGTGGCGGAGCAGAAGGGGATCGGGATCGAAGTGCGGATGGAGGAGGGCCTGCCCGAGGCGATCTTCACCGACGCGCAGCGGCTCCAGCAGGTGCTCAAGAACCTGCTCGCCAACGCGTTCAAATTCACCACCGAGGGCAAGGTGGAGCTGCACGTCGCCCTCGCCGATGGCGCGGCGCTGCAGGCGCAGACGCTGCTGCTGTCGGAGCGGGTGGTGGCGATCTCGGTGCGCGACACCGGGATCGGCATCCCGGCCTCGAAG
Proteins encoded:
- a CDS encoding TetR/AcrR family transcriptional regulator, with the translated sequence MSNGGGTRARDPKGDKRERILEAAVRVFASKSFYTATVAEIAREAGVADGTIYLYFKNKDDLLICLFEERMGEINEGMHQAVSACERPLDRLKAFIRRHLSEVERRPELAEVLTVELRQSAKLMKEYKATAFGAYLDILSTILDSGLADGSIRPDVDVKAVRRAIFGALDEVALSWLLGGRRFDLGKNAEQLAEIFARGLAA
- a CDS encoding acyl-CoA dehydrogenase family protein, encoding MDFQLSPEQIALRDTARKFAREVMAPVAKEYDRTGDFPRDVIAQGFELGLLNMTLPPELGGLGLSHLDQALVAEELAAGCAGIATSMIANDLALLPILIGGSEEQKQRLVAPLAEKLRFTSFGLTEPGAGSDVAGMTTTAVREGDEYVLNGAKMWITNGGVADQYTIFATLDRKAGRKGITCFVVEGRPEGLHVGHHEDKLGQRASNTVALTLENVRVPVKNRIGEEGQGWEIAMATLDNSRPLTAMFAVGVGRAAMEHAIAYAKERKQFGQAIANFQAIQFMIADMGTELHAARLLSYEAAAQLDAGQRNTLVSSFAKRFAADTAMKVATDAVQIFGGYGYSKEYPVEKLFRDAKLIQIYEGTSQIQRLVIARELLKA
- a CDS encoding electron transfer flavoprotein subunit beta/FixA family protein, yielding MKILCAVKRVEDPEQKIKVKPDGSGIVLEGMNYKPNPYDEIAVEEALRLKEKQGGGEVVVVSIGDASFVTEMRHALAMGADRGILVKLSAPTDSDGAARLLAKVVEKEQPDLVICGRQAVDDDQGQTGALLAEYLGWGQATFAAKVESLESAEEKNKVPGLQIDGKDVKVIREVDGGLEIVSVAMPAVVTTELRLNLPRYASLPGIMKAKKKPVEELTPEALGVDASPKVKVRTMANPPARKGGMIVPDVATLMDKLKNEAKVL
- a CDS encoding electron transfer flavoprotein subunit alpha/FixB family protein, whose product is MSNVLVVAEQFEGTLKKSSLHTLKAGQELAARTGGKVIALVLGKGIADAANEMAAHGAAEVWTADDAKLEHALAEHYAKVIEKACKEANAAWVLAPSASQGKDVLPRVAARIGAGMASDIMGFGGSGADVTCKRPMWAGSVIAEVEIATPVKLATVRSTEFPSAEKAGAAGAVKPFALPELGEAKTRFVEFKQVKSARPELTEARVVVSGGRGTKGDFKPVDGLADELGAAVGASRAVVDAGWVPNDYQVGQTGKTVAPDLYIALGISGAIQHIAGMKGSKVIVAVNKDAEAPIFQIADYGLVGDLFKIAPELQEAIKAAK